In bacterium, the sequence AGACGGCGATCGACTCCACCCCGGCCTGGCGGATCCGGGAGGCCGCGTCCCGCACCGCCTGCTCGTCGAGCGGCTCCACCTCGCTCCCGTCGGCGGCCGTCCTCTCCGGAATCTCGAAGCGCAGAGGCCTCGGAACGATCGGCTCCGGGATCTGCTCGTAGATGTCGAACAGTGAGGAACGGTGGGTGCGGCGAATCTCCAGCACATCCCGGAACCCCGCAGTGGTCAGGAGGGCGGTTCGAGCGCCCGACCTGGTCAGCACCGCGTTGGTGGCAAGCGTGGTGCCGTATCCGACCGTCTCCAATGCAGCGCGGTCGGAGGCCTTGGTGAGCGCGTTGAGGAAACCGGGCGTGGGGTCCGGATAGGTGGTGAGAGACTTCGCCTGGATGAGCCCTCCGGTCCGCTCGTCCACTGTGACCACGTCGGTGAAGGTCCCACCGATGTCCACTGCCGCCCTGGTCACCGGGCGTACTCCACCATGCCGAGAGCCTGGCGTACTCGCTGAGCGATCAGACGCTCGTCGGCGATCATCTCCGCCTCCAGTTCCTTTGCAAAAGGTACGGGGACGGGCCTGCTGCCGGCTCGGAGGGGAGGCGCATCCAGCTCGTCGAAGCCCTCGGCGACCACCCGGCTGACCAGTTCTCCGGCCCATCCTCCCCTCTCTACAGCCTCGTGGGCCACCACGAGGTGATGGGTGTGCGCGAGCGACTCCAGCACTAGATCCACGTCCAATGGCACCAGGGTGCGCAGGTCGATCACCTCGACCGACACGCCTTCCTCCTCGAGCAGGCGAGCGGCGATCTGTGCCTGCCCGACCGACTTGCCGATCCCTACCACCGTCACATCGTCGCCCCGGCGCCTGATCACTCCCTTACCCAAGGGGATGGGCTCCACGGGATCCGAGACCGCTCCCCTGGTCCGGTACAGCGCCCGATGTTCCACGAACAGGACGGGATGGTCGACCCGGATCGAGGTCTTGAACAGACCCTTCACGTCCGAGGGCGTGAACGGCACCACCACCGCCAGACCCGGCACGTGGAGGAACCAACTCTCGAGTGTCTGGGAGTGCTGGGAGCCGTGATGCGTACCCGAGCCTCCTTGAGTACGGATGACCATCGGCGCCCGCATCTGGTCGCCGGACATGTATCCAACCTTGGCGGCGTGGTTGACGATGGCATCCATCCCACAGGCGATGAAGTCCATGAACATCACCTCGACGATGGGCCGCATCCCCATGATCGCCGCCCCCACACCCGCTCCGAGCATCGACTGCTCGGCGATCGGCATGTCTCGAACGCGATGAGCGCCGAACCTCTCGGCAAGGCCCTCAGTGGCCCTGAAGACGCCTCCGTACTCTCCGAGTTCCTGGCCCATGATGAACACGCGGTCGTCGGCGGACAAGGCGTCCGCTTGGGCCTCCCTCACCGCCTCGACGAACGTGATCTCCCGGATCAGAAGCTCCCTTCCAGAGCCGTCAGCGGATCGGGAGGCAGGGATTGGCGGGCAAACCGGACCGCCTCGTCGATCTCCTCCTCCGCCGCCGCCTCGATCTCCTCGAGCACCCCAGGCGGCATGAGGTCGAAGGTCGCGGCGCGGAACCGGTCGAGCGGATCGTTCCGGCGTGCCTCCTCGACCTCCTCCCGGGCCCGGTAGAGATGCTCGGCATCTCCCAGGTTGTGTCCTCGCCACCGGTAGCACTTCGCCTCGATCAGGCTGGGCCCTCCACCTTCACGCGCTCGGGCCGCGGCGGTCCTGGTGGCCTCGCGGACTGCGAAGACATCGATGCCGTCGACCACGACCCCCGGTATCCCGAAACCTGCCGCCCGGGAGGCGATGTCCGGATTCACCTGCATCTGCTCCGCCCGGAAGGAGTGGGCATACCCGTTGTTCTCCACCACGAACACCACCGGGAGCCTCCAGATCGCGGCAAGGTTGAGGCTCTCGTGGAAAACCCCCTGCCCGACGGCGCCGTCACCCATGAAAGCCACCGCGACCCGCTCTTCCCGGTTCAGGTCGAAGGCGAGCGCCGCGCCGGTGGCGAGCAACCCGCTCCCTCCGATGATGGGGCTCTGGCCCACGAACCCGTGATCCATGCTGACGATGTGCATCGAACCGCCCTTGCCCTGGCAGTAACCCGTGGACCGGCCCCACAGCTCGGCGCAGATCCGCCCCAGATCAGCGCCCTTGGCTATGGCGTGCCCGTGCCCGCGATGGGTGGACGCCACGACGTCGTCGAGCCGGAGAGCGGCGCACACCCCCACCGAGACGGCCTCCTGCCCCATCGAGGAGTGGAAGGGCCCGTAGAGCTCACCCTCGAGGTGGGCCCGCTCCATTGTCACCTCGAACCGCCGGATGGTGTACATGAGCCGGAAGATCTCCCGTAACTCCGCAACGCTCCATCCGTCGGGCGCGGCATGACCCGACGACGAGCCGCGATCGGCAAGACCTGGGGCTGGAGTCTTGTGGGCGGTGCTCGTGCCCTGGTTCATGACAGCTCTCTCGTCGGCGCGGTGCGGGGCGCGGGCAACCGGGAAGTCGCCCGCTCAACAGCCGCCCCGTTCATGTTACGACTCACGTCCCCACCCCGATCACGCCCCCGTCAGCCAGCGCGCCGATGGCCTCTTGCGAGTAACCCAGCCTGTCCTCCAGCACCTCCCGCGTGTGCTCGCCCAGCATGGGCGCCGGGCGGCCAGGGCTGGTCCAGCCGCTCAGCTTCACGGGACTTGCCGGGTAGGAGACATCGCCCAGGCCGGGATGCCGGTAGGAGCCCACCATCTCCCTGGCCCGGACCTGCGGATCGGTGAACACTTCGCCGATGTCGTTTACGGGAGCGACGGGGAGGTCGTACCGCCCGGTCATCTCCAACCACTGGGCCTTGGTCCTCTGGGCGAACGCCTCGGCGAGGACCCCCACAACGTAGTCGCGGTGCTCGACACGGGCACGGTTGTCTCTGGAGCGGCGATCCTCCTTGAGGTCCGGGCGGCCTATGGCATCGCATAGGTTCCCCCAGAACTTCTCGTCACGCACCGCTACCACCATGTAACCATCCTTCACCTCGAACGCCTGCCAAGGGACCATATGGGCGTGGGCGGTGCCGAGCCGCCCGATGACAGAGCCGGTATTCAGGTGCTGGAACGCGTCGTAGGAGAGCATGGAGACGAGGGAGTCCAGCATCGAGACATCGGCGTGGCGGCCTTCCCCGTGGAGCTCCCTTCCCACCAGTGCTCCCAGCACCGCCAAACAGGCGAAAATCCCGCCGGAGATGTCTGCGATGGGAACCCCCACCCGGGCCGGGGGTCCGTCGGCGGGACCGGTCATGTCCAGCAACCCGCTGTAGGCCTGCACCACCAGATCGAAGGCCGGTCGATCCCGAGCCGGACCGGTGGAGCCGAAGCCGGTGATCGAGACCGTGATGATGCGAGGGTTGTGTCGCTCCAAGCTCTCGTGGTCGATCCCGAGACGCGCCATCACGCCGGGGCGGAAATTGTCGATCACCACGTCCGAGCGGGCGACCAGGGCATGGAGCACCTCCCGCCCGGCCCGGCTCTTGAGGTCCAGGACCATGCTCTTCTTTCCCCGGTTCATCTGGAGATGGATGGAGCTCTCCTCGCCCACGGGCGCGATCCTCGGGTTGCGGGCCGCATCCCCCCACGGAGGCTCGATCTTTATCACCTCCGCGCCCAGATCGGCCAGGACCATGCCGCCGTAGGTTCCGGCGATCACCTGCCCGAGTTCCAGGATCGTCACACCGGCGAGCATCCCCTTCATCGCGGGCGCCGAGCTCCTGCCGATTGTCCGCGCAGCTCCACGGATCAGCCCTCCCCGATCGTCGCCAGCACCGAATGGCAGATGTCCAGCAACTCGTCGATCTCGGACCGGCCCTGCGCCGCGTTGGTGAAACCCAAGTGATAAGGGGTGATGTAGACGCCATGGGCCAGGAGTCCCAGGTAGAAGGTCGCCGCCAGTTCCCGGTCACTGTCCGCGACATCCCGGATGGTGCGGGGCGCCTCGTCCGCGAAGTAGACGCCGAAGATGGATCCCTGGCCCACAGCCCGGATCGGAAGGCCCACATTCGCGCCTATCTTCTCCATCCCCTCACGTACCCGGTCCCCGTGGTCGTTCAGCTTGTCGAGCACGCCCGGCTTCTCCAGTTCGGAGAGCATGGCGAGACCGGCGGTCAGGGAGACGAGGTTGCTCTGGAAGGTCCCCGACTGGAAGATCGTGAGCCGGTCGTCGTCAGGACCCCGGCTAGGGGTGACAACCTGGTCCATTATGTCGCGGCGCCCGCCGAAGGCGCCGAGCGGGAACCCGCCCCCGATGGTCTTGGCCAGGGCGGTCAGATCGGGAGTGACTCCGGTTATCTCTGCGCTGCCTCCCAGGGCCACGCGGAATCCGGTGATGACCTCGTCGAAGATGAGCAGGATCCCGTGACGGGCGGTCACCTCCCGGAGGGCCTCCAGGAAGCCCTGATCGGCAACGATCCCTCCCAGCCACGTTCCTCCCACGGCCTCCACCACCACTGCCGCCAACTCCGATGCATGCTGCTCGATGAGGGCCACCGTGGCGTCGGTGTTGTTGAAGGGCAGCACGACGGTGTCGTCAAGGACGCTCTGGGGTATCCCCCCGCCCTCGGGGAGGGACAGCGGACGCTCTTCGGCTCCCCCGAACGAGGTTCCGCTCACGAGGAGGTTGTCATAACCGCCGTGGAAGTTGCCCTCGAACTTTCCGACCTTGGCCCGGCCGGTGAAGGCCCGGGCGACCCGCATCGACATGTGAACTGCTTCCGACCCGGTGTGCACGAAGCGCATCATCTCCATGTGGGGCATGTGCTTCTGGATCTGCCGGGCCAGGACCAGGGCGGTGGCAGGAGGGGCGATGGTGCTGGTCCCGGAGCGGATCTGCTCCGCCACGGCATCCATGACCGCCGGAGGTGAATGCCCCAGGATGTGGGGACCCCCGCCGATGAGCGAGTCGATGTACCTGTTGCCGTCCACATCCCAGAGGAAAGGACCGGCGGCCCTCTCCACGTACAGGGGGTAGGGAGGCCGGTACCCGGCGTTGCCCGGAACCCCGCCAGGAAGGTGTGTCCTGGCCTCGCCGTACAAGCGACGGGATTCCGGTGTCCGGCTGCGGTACCGCTCGACGAATAGGTTTCTGGCTTGCCTCATGGCTTGTGTTCTCCTTCGTCCGACCTGGCCGCGCGGAGTTGGGCCCGCAGAGCCCGGGTGCCTTCGACATCGATCCGGTGATCCAGGAGATCGGCATCTCCGACCTCGATCATCACCCCGTAGTCGCGGCGGGCGGCTTCGAGCGAGACGTACCTGTCCAGGACGTCCTCCAGCACCGCATCCGGGTCCCGTTGCAAGGGATCACCGTAACCCCCGCCCCCCGAGGAGACGTGGTAGAAGGTGCCGTGCTGTCCGATGGACTCGTCAGCGAAATAGATGGGAAGATCCTGCTCCGTGTCCGTGCCGAGGTCCTTGACCACGCGGATGGGAATGCCGTCCGATCCCCCGAAGAGGCCCCGAGGACCGCCGGGGCCGTCCTCTCCCCGGTCGGCGATGTAGGACAGCCGGACGCCGCCTGTGTTCTCCACCCGGAGGACCGACTCCAGACCTGCTCCCCCTCTCCATCTCCCCGCGCCCATCGAGTCGGTGACTGGCGCCAGCCGATCGAAGGTGACCGGCCACATCCTCTCGATCACCTCGCTGGACTGGTTCAGTATCCCCAGGCCGAATATGGCCGCGCCGCAGTCCCGCCCGTCGGCGCCGTACATTCCTCCCCATCCGCCGGTGTGCCAGTGGTAGTAGACGAAGTAGGCGTCGTGCCGGCCCGGCCGGTCGTCCACTCCTCCGGCCACCACGTACTCCAGGTTGAAGTTCCCGGCGAACGACCGGCGGGGCACCACCTGGGCCCAGACCCGCTGGATGCACGCGGTGGTCTTCTCGTAGGCCCCGGAGACCTCGCCGCAGACCGCGTACGGCCGGACTGCGTTGACCACGCTGGTCTCGGGGAACACCGCCTCGATGATGCGAAGCCACCCGGCGTTCATCGAGGGCTTGGGGAAGATGTACTTCGTGCCCGCCACCAGCGCCCCGAACGTGGAACCGTGGGTGCCGTTCATCCCGGACCGGACGGGGGGTCCCGAACCCCTCATGTCGTAGATCACCTTGGGCGGGTCGTGGCGAATCGTCATCTTGAGAGAAACCCTTACGGGGCCGTCCTCCGGAGCTTGCGGGTCGTAGTCGATGAAGTCCTCTGTCTCCCAGGTCCCTTCCGGGCAGCGCAGGATCTCCGCGGCCAGTTCCCGCTCGGAGTGATCGAGGGCCTCCGCCATGGAGGTCAGAACCGTGTCCAGCCCGTACTTCGTGATCAGAGCATGCAGCCGCCTCTCCCCCACCCGGGCGGCCTCGATATGGGCGATCAGGTCTCCGGTCGCGTTCAGCGGGATACGGATGTTGGCCATTATCAGGTTGCGGACGTCGTGGCGGATCACACCCCGCGAGACCACCTTGAGCGGCGGTATCACCAGGCCTTCGGCGTGGATGTCGGCGGCGAGGGCGTTCATGGATCCCGGGGTGGCTCCTCCCACATCCGACCAATGGCCCTTGGTGGCGGTGAAGGCGACCAGCCGCCCGTCCCAGAAGATCGGGCTTATGAAGGTCATGTCTGGGAGATGGGTCCCGCCCCGGTACGGGTCGTTGAAGGCAAATACATCGCCTTCCTCGAGCCCCCGTTCCTTGTCCCCGAAGTCCTCGATGACAGCCTCCGTGCTGGGCTGGAGCGCCCCTACATGAACCGCCACGTCCCGGGTCCCCTGCGCCACCAACTCTCCCTCGGCGTTGAGAAGCCCTCCGCTGACGTCTCCCACGTAGATGACGAAGGACAGGCACGCGTCCTGGAGGGCGCCGACCATCTCGTCCACCAGGCTGACGAACGCGCTCGAGAGGATCGAGAAGGTGACCGGATCCACCTCCGACGGGGCCTCGCTCATCCTGGCTTCCGGATTCACGATCCACCCCCGGCACCGGTGATGTCGAGGATCAGGTTGAGATAGCGATCCACCTGCATCGAGACTCCCGGAGGTATCAACGTGGTGGAGTCCATCTGCTCCACAATGGCGGGGCCCTCGGTCCGGAAGCCGACCGGGAGGGACGATCGGCCCCAGACAGGAGTGTCGACCTGCTTCCCTTGCTCCCGCCAGTAGACCGGACGCCGGTCGCGCACCGGGTCGACCGTCGGGACAGCCCGGACCGGCCGTGGCCGGTATTTCTCGGTGATGCCCGTGCCGACCACGTTGATACCGTGGATCTCGACCTCGCGGGGCCCCAGATCGAACGTGAACCGCTGCCGGTACGTCTTCTTGAAGAACTCGACGCTCTCCGCCAGGCCCTCTGCGGTGATGCCGGATGAGACCGGCATCGGGAACACCCGCCATTGGCCGGCGTAACACATGTCGATGCTGCGCTCCACGGACTGGCGTCCCGAGGGTATTCCCTCCCGGTCGAGGGCTGCTCGCACCCGTGAGTCCATCTCGTCGAAGCGGGCGTTCATGGCGTCGATGTCTACGGCCGCCGCCTCGCCATAGAACATGCTGGCCCCCAGATCGTGGCGGATGTCGGCCATCAGGCAACCGAGCGCCGAGGTCAGCCCCGGGCTGGGCGGGACCACCACGGTGGGGATGCGCAACTCGGCCGCAACC encodes:
- a CDS encoding thiamine pyrophosphate-dependent dehydrogenase E1 component subunit alpha; this translates as MNQGTSTAHKTPAPGLADRGSSSGHAAPDGWSVAELREIFRLMYTIRRFEVTMERAHLEGELYGPFHSSMGQEAVSVGVCAALRLDDVVASTHRGHGHAIAKGADLGRICAELWGRSTGYCQGKGGSMHIVSMDHGFVGQSPIIGGSGLLATGAALAFDLNREERVAVAFMGDGAVGQGVFHESLNLAAIWRLPVVFVVENNGYAHSFRAEQMQVNPDIASRAAGFGIPGVVVDGIDVFAVREATRTAAARAREGGGPSLIEAKCYRWRGHNLGDAEHLYRAREEVEEARRNDPLDRFRAATFDLMPPGVLEEIEAAAEEEIDEAVRFARQSLPPDPLTALEGSF
- a CDS encoding pyruvate dehydrogenase complex E1 component subunit beta, with the protein product MPASRSADGSGRELLIREITFVEAVREAQADALSADDRVFIMGQELGEYGGVFRATEGLAERFGAHRVRDMPIAEQSMLGAGVGAAIMGMRPIVEVMFMDFIACGMDAIVNHAAKVGYMSGDQMRAPMVIRTQGGSGTHHGSQHSQTLESWFLHVPGLAVVVPFTPSDVKGLFKTSIRVDHPVLFVEHRALYRTRGAVSDPVEPIPLGKGVIRRRGDDVTVVGIGKSVGQAQIAARLLEEEGVSVEVIDLRTLVPLDVDLVLESLAHTHHLVVAHEAVERGGWAGELVSRVVAEGFDELDAPPLRAGSRPVPVPFAKELEAEMIADERLIAQRVRQALGMVEYAR
- a CDS encoding CoA transferase, translated to MKGMLAGVTILELGQVIAGTYGGMVLADLGAEVIKIEPPWGDAARNPRIAPVGEESSIHLQMNRGKKSMVLDLKSRAGREVLHALVARSDVVIDNFRPGVMARLGIDHESLERHNPRIITVSITGFGSTGPARDRPAFDLVVQAYSGLLDMTGPADGPPARVGVPIADISGGIFACLAVLGALVGRELHGEGRHADVSMLDSLVSMLSYDAFQHLNTGSVIGRLGTAHAHMVPWQAFEVKDGYMVVAVRDEKFWGNLCDAIGRPDLKEDRRSRDNRARVEHRDYVVGVLAEAFAQRTKAQWLEMTGRYDLPVAPVNDIGEVFTDPQVRAREMVGSYRHPGLGDVSYPASPVKLSGWTSPGRPAPMLGEHTREVLEDRLGYSQEAIGALADGGVIGVGT
- a CDS encoding hydantoinase B/oxoprolinase family protein, yielding MSEAPSEVDPVTFSILSSAFVSLVDEMVGALQDACLSFVIYVGDVSGGLLNAEGELVAQGTRDVAVHVGALQPSTEAVIEDFGDKERGLEEGDVFAFNDPYRGGTHLPDMTFISPIFWDGRLVAFTATKGHWSDVGGATPGSMNALAADIHAEGLVIPPLKVVSRGVIRHDVRNLIMANIRIPLNATGDLIAHIEAARVGERRLHALITKYGLDTVLTSMAEALDHSERELAAEILRCPEGTWETEDFIDYDPQAPEDGPVRVSLKMTIRHDPPKVIYDMRGSGPPVRSGMNGTHGSTFGALVAGTKYIFPKPSMNAGWLRIIEAVFPETSVVNAVRPYAVCGEVSGAYEKTTACIQRVWAQVVPRRSFAGNFNLEYVVAGGVDDRPGRHDAYFVYYHWHTGGWGGMYGADGRDCGAAIFGLGILNQSSEVIERMWPVTFDRLAPVTDSMGAGRWRGGAGLESVLRVENTGGVRLSYIADRGEDGPGGPRGLFGGSDGIPIRVVKDLGTDTEQDLPIYFADESIGQHGTFYHVSSGGGGYGDPLQRDPDAVLEDVLDRYVSLEAARRDYGVMIEVGDADLLDHRIDVEGTRALRAQLRAARSDEGEHKP
- a CDS encoding aminotransferase class III-fold pyridoxal phosphate-dependent enzyme, translating into MRQARNLFVERYRSRTPESRRLYGEARTHLPGGVPGNAGYRPPYPLYVERAAGPFLWDVDGNRYIDSLIGGGPHILGHSPPAVMDAVAEQIRSGTSTIAPPATALVLARQIQKHMPHMEMMRFVHTGSEAVHMSMRVARAFTGRAKVGKFEGNFHGGYDNLLVSGTSFGGAEERPLSLPEGGGIPQSVLDDTVVLPFNNTDATVALIEQHASELAAVVVEAVGGTWLGGIVADQGFLEALREVTARHGILLIFDEVITGFRVALGGSAEITGVTPDLTALAKTIGGGFPLGAFGGRRDIMDQVVTPSRGPDDDRLTIFQSGTFQSNLVSLTAGLAMLSELEKPGVLDKLNDHGDRVREGMEKIGANVGLPIRAVGQGSIFGVYFADEAPRTIRDVADSDRELAATFYLGLLAHGVYITPYHLGFTNAAQGRSEIDELLDICHSVLATIGEG